TCCAGGCCCTGCGCTTCGGCCCGAAACGTGCGGCGCAGGGCCTGGACCAGCTCGGTCAGGTAGCGCTGCATGTCCACGCGGGCCAGGCTGTCGGTCTGGTACAGGCTTTGGTGCAGCAGGGCCATGGCCTGCACCCGGCTCTGGCTTTCCCGGATAACGTGAGCCGCCGTCGGGTCGCGCAGGGTTTTGAGCTGGGTGTTGAGCAGGCTCAGGATGATTTGCAGGTTGTTCTTGACGCGGTGGTGCACTTCCTTCAGCAGCAGGGCCTTTTCCTGGTTCTGGGCGTCGAGCTGGCGCAGCAGGCGCTGGCGGCCGTGGTAGCGGCGGTAGCCCACGCCCATCAGCAGCAGCAGCAGGACGCTGGTACCCGCGGCCAGGTTGCGCAGCGCGGTCTGGCGCTCGGTGGCCACGCGCTGCAACTGGTTGCGCTGGGTCAGCAGCTGAATATTACGCTCTTTCTCCTGGGTTTCGTAGCGCGTCTGCTGCTCGGCCAGGGCGCGCACCTTGGTTTCGTTGAGCATGTCCCGTTCCAGCGCAAATCCTTCCAGGGCATACTGGTAGGCTTTGTCGTACTGGCCCCGGCCCGCGTAGATGCGGGCCAGCAGACTATCAATCTGCTGCCCATAGAGCTTGGACTTGGTGGCGGCGGCCAGCTCGCGGGCTTGCAGCGCGTAGCGCAGGGCCGGGGCTGGCTGGTGCAAGTACTGATAGGTTTGGGCAATGGTGCTCAGCAGCATGGCCTGCCCATCCTTCCCGCCGGCCTGCTGCATCAGCGGCAACGCCCGCAGCAAGTAGTTCAGCGCCTGTTGCGGCTGGCCTTGGACATTGTGCAGGTGAGCTATGTTGTTGAGGGCGAAGGCGGCGCTCCGCGCATTTTTCGTTTGCTCCGCCAGGGCCAGCGACTGCCGATACCAGGCAATGGCGCTGGGCAGGCGGCCCAGCTGATACTCATTGTTGCCGAGGGCATTGTAGGAGGCCGTGAGGTACTTGGTAGGCAGGCCGCTCTGGGCCAGGCGCAGGGCCACCTCAAGCCACTTACGGGCTTTGCGCGGCTCCCCAATATCGGTCAGCACGTTGGCCATGGTGTAGGAGCTGACGAACTCATGCTCGGTGTTGCCGCTCTTTTTCCAATGCTCCACGGCTTGTAGCAGCAAGGCTTGTGCCTGCGGATACTGACCCATAATCCGATACGCCGTACCCAGCTTCTCCCGCGCCAGCGCCGTTCCGTACGGCCAGCGGTGCTCCTGAGCCAGACGCAGGGCGCGGGTGGCATACTCTTCGGCCCGGTCGGGTTGGGTATCGAAATACTGCTTGGTCAGCTCCAGCAGCACGAGCACCTTGGCCGTATCCTGGGTGGTGGGCAAAAGCGCGGTTAAGCTGTCAACCTTGGCCTGATTCTGCGCCAGGGCCGGCCGGCACCCCAGCCCCAGGCACCAGAGCGCAAAGCATAAACGGGTCAATGTCATAAAGAAACTACGTTGAAGACTTTCACCTGCGTGGGCTATGGCCTGGCTAGATAAGATAATAAAACGCACTTCACAGCACTTCATTAGCTAAAGCTTCAACAGCAGGAGCCCCACAAGCAGTATTTTTTGTTTCGTAGGGTGTGCAGTACTAGGATGCACGATAAGTACAATCCGGTATTTGGTATTTTTTTCAGGGTTTATCCGGTATACCGGAGAAGTACCGGCCGTACACCGTGACAATGGGTGTCAGAAGCATCTAGATAACTTGCTGATAAGAAGTATGTTATGTTTTATAATTGTACTTATTAAATAATAACTTGTCGGGGGCATATAGATTGCACCTGCACGGTCAGCGGAAGTAGTTGTGCAGTAGGTGAAATGGCTGACGCGTTTTTGTCCTAAAGACGAGGTGCTGCCTTTCTCTGTGCCGCAGGCCCGCTACTGCTGGTTTTGCTTCTGTCCTCTGTTCCTGCTTATGAAAACAATGCGTCCCTCCACTACCCCGTCAGCCCCTGTGTTCCACAAGGAATTCCTTAAGGAACTCTACCGCAACCCTACCCGGCTCCAAGCCGCTACCTCGGCAGCGTAGCCCCGGCGGCCATTGGGTACAGGCCCGTCGTTGCCAGTTGCTTACACTGCGGCCAGCGCCCGACCTATCTGGGCGGCTGGCTGCAGTTGTCACCCCGAATTACCAGCTCATAAAAGCCGTCCCAGTCGGCCTTCAGCTGCGGCCGCCTCTGGCCGGGTTGGCGCAGGTGGGGGCAGTTGGCGGTAGCCCTGGCCCTGGGCTCTGCCGGCCTCGGGGCTCACGGCCGCACAGCTTCCCGGCCCTGATGGCCCGCCGCAGCGCGGCATAGTCCTGTTTTCACACCCTGCTTTTTTCCCACCACACCATATCCCTTTCCTTATGAGAACATTCTTTTCCCGGATTGCACTTTTCTTGCAGGAGCCCCGGCGCAGACGCTGGGCAGCGGGCGTGCTGCTGTGGGCCGGCATCGGTTCCGGAGCCCAGGCCCAGCAGTGGGAAGCCCTGCCCTGGACCAACCCCAACCAGCTCAACGCGGGCGTGCGGCCCGGCGGCGAGGGCGGGCAGTGGCCCCAGGCCGTAGCCTCGGACGGCACCGACGGCAAGTTTCTGCTCTTCGGCACCGATGTGGGCGGTATCTGGCGCAGCCTGAACGGCGGGGCCAAGTGGGAGCCCTGCAACGTGGGCTACACCCCGCGCGGCAACGCAGGCTTCGCCATCGACCCCAACAACGCCAAATACGCCCTGGCCGTGGGCGCCAACTCCTCGGCCTGGAACTGGCACGGCGTGTACCTGACGTCCAACAAGGCCGCCAGCTGGCGCAGCGTGCTCCCGCAGAACTACACCGGCTACCGCTGGTTTGTGGACGGCATAACCTACGACCGGAGCAGCCTGTCGGGTGGGCGCAGCCAGGTAGCCTACTACTCCAGCCCGGCCGGGGGGCTGTTCAAGTCCACCAACGGGGGCGAGAACTGGAGCCAGATCAACGCTGACCTGGGCTACAGCCACGTCAAGACCCACCCGACCAACGGCACGGTGTACATTGGCAACAGCACGGGCTTCTACCGCAGCACCAACGGCGGGGGGCAGTTCACCCGAACGTTCACGGGCAACGTGCAAAGCATCGACGTGAGCCCCAACGCCCCCAATGTGGTGTGGATGAGCCTGGAAACCGGCCTGTACAAGTCCGTGGATTCCGGCCAGAGCTTCGCCAAAATCACCACCAACGGCCTGCCCACCAACACGCTGCGGTGGGTGAAGGTGAGCCCGGCCAACGCGCAGCGCATAATAATCTGGTGGCAAAACCCGAGCAACGAGTACGACCGGGTGCGCTACCGCTCCCTCGACGGAGGCCTGAACTGGACCGCCGCCACCATCGACAACAGCCTGGCCACGCTGCCCTTCAACTCCCGGCAGGTGGTGTCGGCCTGGCACCCCGCCAACGACAACATCATCACGTCGGTGGGCGGCGACTGGATTACGCAGAGCACCGATGCCGGCGCCACCTACCGCTGGGCCTCCAACGGGCAAACGGCCGTATTTGTGGGCGGGCTGTTCAACTTCAACCAGCAGGATGCCAATAAGCTCCTGCTCGTGACGCAGGACTACAACGGCGCCTTCACCACCGACGGCGGCAGCACCTGGAACTACCGCGACATCTCGGGCCGCGGCTGGGGCGGCTTCTGCTACGGCGGCTACATGGCCTCGTCGAGCGTGCTGTACTACGGCGACACCGAGTGCTGGGACTGCCCGCGCACTCTGCGCATCTCCCGCGACGGCGGCACCACCTGGACCAACACCGGCATCATCCTGGGCGACCGGCGCAACAAGCCCAACGTCTCCTTCGGCGACCCCACCGATACCAACGTGCTGTTTGCCTTCGACCACCGCAGCGCCGACGGCGGCCTGACCTGGACCAAGATGACGGGCTGCGACGCCGTGTTTACGGCCAGCGCCGGCACCGGCCGGGCCCTGTACGGGCGCAACGGCAAAGACCTGGTGCGCTCCACCACCAAAGGCGCCTCCTGGCAGGTACTGTTCACCTTCGCCAACGACATTCAGGACGTGGCCTACGACCACGTGCGCAACTACGTGTACGTGGTGGAGGCCGACCGCCTGCACCGCTGGAACGGCTCGGCCCTGACCACGCTTAACACCCCCGTAGACCCCGACCCGGTGGCCTACCACCGGATTCGCACCGTGGCCGTGGACCCCGTGGACCCGGCCGTGGTGTACGCCGGCACTTCCAAGGACATTGCGGCCAGCTCCGTGTCGGTGGTGCGCTCGGTGGATGCCGGCGCCACCTGGACGTCGCTGACCCCGACCAGCCCGCTGAGCGGCAACACCGTGGACGGGGGCCGCGAGGCCACGTGCATTCGGGTGCACCCCGACACGCGCTATGCCTACGTGGCCACCAGCTGCTACGGCATGTGGCGCATCGGGCCTCCCGGCTCCTCGGGCACGGCCCTGCGCCAGCCCGAAAACCCCGCCAGCACGGCCGCCGGGCTCGACTTCCGCTACTACGAAGGCTCCTGGAACAACCTGCCGGACTTCGGGGCCCTGACGGCGGTGAAAACCGGCACGGTAACCACGCCGAGCCTGGCCCCGCGTACCCGCGACGACAACTTCGGCTTCCGCTACACGGGCTTCATCCAGGTGCCCACCGACGGGCAGTACACCTTCTACACCACCTCCGACGACGGTTCGCGCCTGTACATTGGCTCCCAGCTGGTGGTGGACAACGACGGCCTGCACGGAGCGCAGGAACGCCGGGGTTTCATTGGCCTGA
This region of Hymenobacter sp. YIM 151500-1 genomic DNA includes:
- a CDS encoding RICIN domain-containing protein — encoded protein: MRTFFSRIALFLQEPRRRRWAAGVLLWAGIGSGAQAQQWEALPWTNPNQLNAGVRPGGEGGQWPQAVASDGTDGKFLLFGTDVGGIWRSLNGGAKWEPCNVGYTPRGNAGFAIDPNNAKYALAVGANSSAWNWHGVYLTSNKAASWRSVLPQNYTGYRWFVDGITYDRSSLSGGRSQVAYYSSPAGGLFKSTNGGENWSQINADLGYSHVKTHPTNGTVYIGNSTGFYRSTNGGGQFTRTFTGNVQSIDVSPNAPNVVWMSLETGLYKSVDSGQSFAKITTNGLPTNTLRWVKVSPANAQRIIIWWQNPSNEYDRVRYRSLDGGLNWTAATIDNSLATLPFNSRQVVSAWHPANDNIITSVGGDWITQSTDAGATYRWASNGQTAVFVGGLFNFNQQDANKLLLVTQDYNGAFTTDGGSTWNYRDISGRGWGGFCYGGYMASSSVLYYGDTECWDCPRTLRISRDGGTTWTNTGIILGDRRNKPNVSFGDPTDTNVLFAFDHRSADGGLTWTKMTGCDAVFTASAGTGRALYGRNGKDLVRSTTKGASWQVLFTFANDIQDVAYDHVRNYVYVVEADRLHRWNGSALTTLNTPVDPDPVAYHRIRTVAVDPVDPAVVYAGTSKDIAASSVSVVRSVDAGATWTSLTPTSPLSGNTVDGGREATCIRVHPDTRYAYVATSCYGMWRIGPPGSSGTALRQPENPASTAAGLDFRYYEGSWNNLPDFGALTAVKTGTVTTPSLAPRTRDDNFGFRYTGFIQVPTDGQYTFYTTSDDGSRLYIGSQLVVDNDGLHGAQERRGFIGLKAGKHAVTVTFFEKTGGQVLDVSYAGPGLSKQAVPAAAWFRAATPAGPANGTYTLAPECTPGERLDVPNSNTTPGTPPQIWPDNGANAEKWVVEKQSSGYYRITSALDANRVLEVAGSAPAERTDIWINGWNGTDGQLWNIVPTHGDYYRLVPKSAPGLALDVEGGDPDKNTPGCNIWLWTINNLSPQNWKFIPTTVNSSRPAPASGEAAAAAPAVVYPSPAADQVTVHFALPQAAAVRLVVTDALGRAVLTRPVAGQAGANRVKLSTGQLAEGLYQVQGHVPGQSRPAFRAKLVLAR
- a CDS encoding tetratricopeptide repeat-containing sensor histidine kinase, with the protein product MTLTRLCFALWCLGLGCRPALAQNQAKVDSLTALLPTTQDTAKVLVLLELTKQYFDTQPDRAEEYATRALRLAQEHRWPYGTALAREKLGTAYRIMGQYPQAQALLLQAVEHWKKSGNTEHEFVSSYTMANVLTDIGEPRKARKWLEVALRLAQSGLPTKYLTASYNALGNNEYQLGRLPSAIAWYRQSLALAEQTKNARSAAFALNNIAHLHNVQGQPQQALNYLLRALPLMQQAGGKDGQAMLLSTIAQTYQYLHQPAPALRYALQARELAAATKSKLYGQQIDSLLARIYAGRGQYDKAYQYALEGFALERDMLNETKVRALAEQQTRYETQEKERNIQLLTQRNQLQRVATERQTALRNLAAGTSVLLLLLMGVGYRRYHGRQRLLRQLDAQNQEKALLLKEVHHRVKNNLQIILSLLNTQLKTLRDPTAAHVIRESQSRVQAMALLHQSLYQTDSLARVDMQRYLTELVQALRRTFRAEAQGLDLLLDVEPVQLNTHTAVPLGLIVNELLTNALKYAFVGPAHNGPPQVRVSLHTTATGHLELLVSDNGVGLPPDVDPHTVHSLGLNLVDGLVQQLDATFTLERTGGTCFRIVFTELTPPEVLVGFAARP